The following proteins come from a genomic window of Hydractinia symbiolongicarpus strain clone_291-10 chromosome 2, HSymV2.1, whole genome shotgun sequence:
- the LOC130627674 gene encoding protein mono-ADP-ribosyltransferase PARP15-like, with protein sequence MRGQSEKAVHKWYPNVTKLEKVENNELYIKWLKAKLEMFDPDKSSDLKFHGTDDTGVEGITSTGFRMPEKPGMYGKGIYFATDASKSAQEIYTKGSSKLLLCDVLVGRALTVSKGDSNIDLKKIRENECDSVFAK encoded by the coding sequence ATGCGAGGACAAAGTGAAAAAGCTGTCCATAAATGGTATCCTAATGTTACGAAATTAGAAAAAGTCGAAAATAATGAATTGTATATTAAATGGCTGAAAGCTAAACTGGAAATGTTTGATCCTGACAAAAGCAGTGACTTAAAGTTTCATGGCACAGATGACACAGGTGTTGAAGGAATTACATCAACTGGTTTTCGCATGCCAGAAAAACCTGGCATGTATGGAAAAGGGATATATTTTGCCACCGATGCTTCAAAGAGTGCTCAAGAGATATACACAAAGGGATCAAGCAAGTTATTGCTTTGTGATGTTTTGGTGGGTAGAGCACTTACTGTCAGTAAAGGTGATAGTAAcatagatttaaagaaaatacgTGAGAATGAATGTGATTcagtttttgcaaaataa
- the LOC130630113 gene encoding uncharacterized protein LOC130630113 — protein sequence MDVLKRLDFVFNLHEGFPSHCLKPKQVQCFEALLKGRDVVAVLPTGYGKSLIFQILPDVMPQKSTRNIVIVVCPLSSIIEDKVQFLNSVGISAMSLHCKNSSKALMKSTVYQDNVVGIVIDEAHCVEFWGEEFRKDVKELSTVRTYFPKASMLALTATASPHHITSLVKSLNMSTAKVIRVNPNRKNIFLDKKIRKSNASGFESYENILLPIANSLNSVREQFPMTIIYMKLKYCGLAFNLFERILSTFQYVGFEKTPSSRLFCQYHAPQTKAMKQIIIKEISKKNSRIRVIFATTALGMGVTIPHVENVYHITPPSNLEAYVQEIGRAGRSEQPATAILFYNNSDVSANKTNVDKNMKLYCQTSTCLREHIQKHFAFKHELQEKCCSICEKVELVEKPTTVRTRLTAKLRNELNKELCMALSNISKENSIFLFGTPKELAADICYTSSQSNIGAPDLSMLDKNIAKEVQNILSKYF from the exons ATGGATGTGTTGAAACGTTTggattttgtatttaatttgcACGAAGGTTTTCCTTCTCACTGCCTTAAGCCTAAACAAGTTCAATGTTTTGAAGCTCTTTTAAAGGGCAGGGATGTTGTAGCTGTCCTTCCTACGGGTTATGGAAAGtcgttaatttttcaaattcttcCTGACGTTATGCCACAAAAAAGTACAAGGAATATCGTTATTGTGGTGTGTCCTTTATCTTCAATTATAGAAGACAAAGTGCAGTTTTTAAACAGTGTTGGTATTTCAGCAATGTCACTTCATTGCAAAAATAGTTCCAAAGCTCTTATGAAA TCAACTGTGTATCAAGATAATGTTGTTGGAATTGTTATTGACGAGGCCCATTGTGTAGAATTTTg GGGAGAAGAATTTAGAAAAGATGTTAAAGAACTTTCCACAGTGCGCACTTATTTTCCAAAAGCATCTATGTTAGCCCTTACTGCAACTGCCTCACCTCATCATATAACAAGTTTAGTGAAGTCATTGAATATGTCAACAGCAAAAGTTATCAGAGTAAATCCCAACCGCAAAAACATATTTCTTGACAAAAAGATCCGCAAAAGTAATGCTTCTGGATTCGAAAGCTATGAGAATATATTGTTACCTATAGCAAATTCATTAAATTCAGTAAGAGAACAATTTCCAATGACAAtcatttatatgaaattaaaatattgtggtCTTGCCTTTAATCTATTTGAAAGAATTTTAAGCACATTTCAATACGTGGGATTTGAAAAAACACCATCTAGTCGTTTGTTTTGTCAATACCATGCACCGCAGACAAAAGCTATGAAACAAATTATCATAAAGGAAATTTCTAAGAAGAACTCACGGATCAGAGTTATCTTTGCTACCACTGCGCTCGGAATGGGTGTTACTATTCCACATGTAGAAAATGTTTACCACATTACCCCACCCAGCAATCTTGAAGCTTATGTTCAAGAAATAGGACGAGCTGGCAGAAGTGAGCAACCTGCAACAGCtattttgttttacaataaTTCCGATGTTTCagcaaataaaacaaatgtggataaaaatatgaaattgtaCTGCCAGACATCAACTTGCCTAAGGGAgcatattcaaaaacattttgcttTCAAGCACGaacttcaagaaaaatgttgttcaaTCTGTGAAAAAGTGGAATTGGTAGAAAAACCAACCACTGTAAGAACTCGTTTAACAGCAAAATTAAGAAATGAATTAAATAAGGAACTATGTATGGCCCTATCCAACATTAGTAAAGAAAATTCGATATTTTTGTTTGGGACTCCCAAAGAGCTTGCCGCTGACATTTGTTACACAAGCTCACAATCAAACATAGGTGCCCCTGATTTATCCATGTTAGATAAGAACATTGCTAAagaagttcaaaatattttgtcaaagtATTTTTGA